One Turneriella parva DSM 21527 genomic region harbors:
- a CDS encoding SRPBCC family protein → MEKNFELKLERVLDAPRNLVWRCWTEPKHLMPWFCPAPWKVVDCRIDLRPGGEFFNVMQSPEGEKFPNDGVFLEIVPESRLVWTNAFRTGWYPNPGANPMLTTIVLEFEDSGNGKTNYRGIARHWTPEATEQHEKMGFYDGWAVAADQLVAYTKTMGG, encoded by the coding sequence ATGGAAAAGAATTTCGAACTAAAATTAGAACGCGTACTCGATGCACCGAGAAACCTCGTCTGGCGCTGCTGGACCGAACCCAAGCACCTCATGCCCTGGTTTTGCCCCGCACCCTGGAAAGTGGTTGATTGCCGTATCGACCTGCGGCCGGGCGGCGAATTTTTCAATGTGATGCAATCGCCAGAGGGTGAAAAATTCCCCAACGACGGAGTGTTTCTCGAAATCGTGCCCGAATCGCGTTTGGTTTGGACCAATGCCTTCAGGACCGGCTGGTATCCGAATCCCGGGGCAAATCCCATGCTGACGACAATCGTGCTCGAGTTTGAAGATTCGGGTAATGGCAAGACCAATTACCGCGGCATAGCGAGGCACTGGACACCTGAGGCGACTGAGCAGCACGAGAAGATGGGCTTCTATGACGGCTGGGCGGTGGCAGCAGACCAGCTCGTGGCCTATACCAAGACGATGGGGGGATGA
- a CDS encoding DoxX family protein: protein MNITPTRRAFWAGWIMSGLAIAFLTFDGVLKFFLDKMPPEALADSAKLAYPMNIMPGIGATLLVCVLLYAVPRTAILGAILLTGYLGGAVSAHVRIMNPWPSHILFPVYFGILIWLGLYLRMPEFRNFLPLRKP, encoded by the coding sequence ATGAACATAACACCGACAAGAAGAGCTTTTTGGGCCGGCTGGATAATGAGCGGCCTCGCGATTGCATTCCTCACCTTTGACGGCGTACTCAAATTCTTTCTCGACAAGATGCCACCCGAAGCGCTGGCCGATTCGGCGAAGCTCGCGTACCCGATGAACATCATGCCGGGCATTGGCGCGACGCTACTGGTCTGTGTTCTGCTCTATGCGGTACCGCGCACCGCGATTCTCGGGGCGATTCTTCTCACGGGGTATCTCGGCGGGGCGGTTTCAGCGCACGTGCGCATCATGAATCCATGGCCAAGCCACATACTTTTCCCGGTCTATTTCGGTATTCTCATCTGGCTGGGGCTCTATTTGCGCATGCCGGAATTCCGCAATTTTCTCCCATTGAGAAAACCATGA
- a CDS encoding dihydrofolate reductase family protein: MGKVKVAAFAVSLDGFGAGVNQGLENPLGERGPELHNWFFPTRTFQSMHAGSDQGTTGIDNSFAEKSFENVGAWILGRNMFGPIRGSWLNDDWKGWWGENPPYHVPIFVLTHHKREPLRMAGNNTFYFVTDGIESALQQAKAAAGNKDVRIGGGVSTVRQYLQTGAIDEMHLAFSPVLLGRGESLLQGLDLPALGFSKVEYTMGEGALHLLAKKE, from the coding sequence ATGGGTAAGGTTAAGGTTGCAGCATTTGCGGTTTCTCTCGATGGTTTCGGAGCTGGCGTGAACCAGGGCCTGGAAAATCCCCTGGGTGAACGTGGCCCGGAATTACACAATTGGTTTTTTCCCACGCGTACTTTCCAGTCAATGCATGCCGGTTCAGACCAGGGAACAACAGGTATAGATAATTCGTTCGCTGAAAAATCTTTTGAAAACGTCGGCGCATGGATTCTCGGACGAAACATGTTTGGACCGATTCGCGGCTCATGGCTCAATGACGACTGGAAAGGCTGGTGGGGTGAAAATCCTCCATATCATGTGCCGATCTTTGTGCTGACACACCACAAGCGCGAGCCGCTGCGTATGGCTGGCAATAATACGTTCTACTTTGTAACCGATGGCATTGAGTCAGCGCTTCAACAGGCCAAAGCTGCTGCGGGCAATAAAGATGTGCGCATCGGTGGCGGCGTTTCTACAGTCAGGCAATATCTGCAGACAGGCGCCATTGATGAAATGCACCTGGCATTTTCGCCGGTGCTTTTGGGCAGGGGTGAGAGCCTGCTGCAGGGGCTTGATCTGCCGGCTTTGGGTTTTTCGAAAGTTGAGTATACCATGGGCGAAGGTGCGCTACACCTGCTCGCAAAGAAGGAGTAA
- a CDS encoding BolA family protein — MEKAENTSFNRQVRLEKLLRAAFPAAAFQLFDDSREHAGHAHGQSGETHYRLRIVDDSFRGESRVQSERRIFKAIKPEFDAGLHSFVIEEVSARPPT; from the coding sequence ATGGAAAAGGCAGAAAACACCTCATTCAACCGCCAGGTTCGCCTCGAGAAGCTGCTGCGCGCTGCTTTTCCTGCGGCAGCCTTTCAATTGTTTGATGACTCGCGTGAACATGCCGGCCATGCGCATGGCCAAAGCGGCGAAACGCATTACCGTCTGCGCATCGTCGACGACAGTTTTCGCGGTGAGTCGCGCGTGCAGAGCGAGCGTCGAATTTTCAAGGCGATCAAACCCGAATTCGACGCCGGCCTGCATTCGTTTGTGATAGAAGAGGTTTCTGCGAGGCCACCCACATGA
- a CDS encoding fatty acid desaturase family protein encodes MKTNRKLSKEEIESFGAELDAVRAETLAKVGEEDAKYIRDIIQLCRDYELLGRELLKAEGQNPAAWLKGTWSLGIAKILENMEIGHNIMHGQYDFMNDPETHSQTYEWDTASHSDGWRHSHNYLHHTYTNIVGKDRDLGYGILRLTDDEPWKPHHLLQPISNTALSLLFEYGVALHDLETDRIKDGEKELTLEELVPVLKKIFAQAAKDYLYFPATAGLNAIPVLTGNVAANLMRNVWAHAIIFCGHFTSDAETFKQEEVIDESRGAWYLRQLKGSSNLTGDWWFHILTGNLSHQIEHHLFPDIPAWRYAEMAPKVRAICEKYGQHYNTGSFVKQYGEVLKRIFRYSLPDSLFGKNSLTIAQSALRPAQGDALTG; translated from the coding sequence ATGAAAACGAACCGAAAACTGAGCAAAGAAGAAATCGAATCATTCGGGGCAGAGCTCGACGCGGTGCGCGCCGAGACGCTCGCAAAAGTCGGCGAAGAAGACGCGAAGTATATTCGCGACATTATTCAGCTGTGCCGTGACTATGAACTGCTTGGCCGTGAACTTCTAAAGGCCGAGGGGCAAAACCCTGCGGCGTGGCTCAAAGGCACATGGTCGCTCGGTATCGCGAAAATTCTCGAGAATATGGAAATCGGGCATAACATCATGCACGGCCAATATGACTTCATGAACGACCCTGAAACCCACTCGCAAACCTATGAATGGGACACCGCCTCACACTCAGACGGCTGGCGCCATTCGCACAACTATCTGCACCACACATACACGAACATCGTCGGCAAAGACCGTGACCTGGGCTACGGCATTCTGCGCCTCACCGACGACGAACCTTGGAAACCCCATCACCTGTTGCAGCCGATCTCCAATACCGCACTTTCGCTGCTGTTCGAATACGGTGTCGCTCTGCACGACCTCGAGACCGACCGCATCAAAGATGGCGAAAAAGAGCTGACGCTTGAAGAACTCGTGCCTGTATTAAAGAAGATATTTGCACAGGCCGCGAAGGACTATTTGTATTTTCCTGCGACTGCAGGCCTGAATGCCATACCGGTTCTGACCGGCAACGTTGCGGCTAACCTGATGCGCAATGTCTGGGCGCATGCAATCATCTTCTGCGGCCATTTCACCAGCGACGCCGAGACGTTTAAGCAAGAAGAAGTGATCGACGAGAGCCGCGGCGCGTGGTACCTGCGCCAGCTTAAGGGTTCATCAAATCTCACGGGTGACTGGTGGTTTCACATCTTGACCGGCAACCTCAGCCACCAGATCGAACACCACCTGTTTCCCGATATTCCCGCGTGGCGCTACGCAGAGATGGCCCCCAAAGTGCGCGCCATCTGCGAAAAATATGGCCAGCACTACAACACCGGCAGCTTTGTGAAACAGTACGGCGAAGTGCTGAAGCGTATCTTCAGGTATTCACTGCCCGATAGTTTGTTTGGTAAGAATTCTCTAACAATTGCGCAAAGCGCCCTTCGACCAGCTCAGGGCGACGCACTCACCGGATAA
- a CDS encoding GNAT family N-acetyltransferase → MSNAPATNLTFAVRRLGRGDVGAFRELNRLFAEAFDDAVHYQQAPPSDAYLQALLAKPHVIALVTLVEGKMAGGLVAYVLDKFEKERSEVYIYDLAVLEQFRRRGIARSLIVELKKIAADIGAWVIYVQADKNAEDFPARQLYESMGEREDVFHYDIAID, encoded by the coding sequence ATGAGTAATGCGCCGGCCACAAACTTAACCTTTGCCGTCCGCCGACTGGGGCGTGGCGATGTCGGTGCATTCCGCGAGCTCAACCGGCTCTTTGCCGAGGCCTTCGACGATGCCGTCCACTACCAGCAGGCGCCGCCATCAGATGCTTATCTGCAGGCACTGCTGGCCAAACCGCATGTCATTGCCCTCGTTACTCTAGTCGAAGGAAAAATGGCCGGTGGTCTCGTCGCCTACGTGCTCGATAAATTTGAAAAGGAGCGCAGCGAAGTGTATATTTACGATCTCGCGGTGCTTGAGCAATTCAGGCGCCGCGGCATTGCGCGGTCGCTTATTGTTGAACTCAAGAAAATCGCCGCTGATATTGGTGCATGGGTAATATATGTTCAAGCCGACAAAAACGCAGAAGATTTTCCGGCGCGGCAGCTTTATGAATCAATGGGTGAGCGAGAAGATGTTTTTCATTACGATATCGCTATAGATTAA
- a CDS encoding FAD-binding oxidoreductase, translated as MNQTAQTSLMDTFKLFESFLPGFARTGLFSPGGLRYTGVAQSMYRPVALVTHRAAETADTISLSLMPPSGYPAFRAGQHIDVAVEIRGVRHVRQYSLTGAPAQSVNGGFASEPLRITVKRQHAGLVSNYLHDHAFVGTRLEISVPKGDFVIADQEASGYIFCSAGSGITPVYAMARELLSAGNKEDIYFYHAARSAESVIFRAELEHLAETHANFYPIFFFSEADGSEKRRLNFETLAPLLGSELSQAKTAIYLCGPGDFVQNLQDGFAAKKFASVHSEFYTLPQQTAEASVVNFLRSAAELVTTDNLLVAAESAGLKPKHGCRRGICHECKAHKKSGAVKNILTGKVTQGEEDIQLCVSQAVGKVEMDI; from the coding sequence ATGAACCAAACTGCTCAGACCTCGCTGATGGATACTTTTAAGCTCTTCGAAAGCTTTCTGCCCGGCTTTGCGCGTACGGGCCTCTTTAGCCCCGGCGGCCTGCGCTACACGGGCGTTGCGCAATCGATGTACCGCCCGGTCGCGCTCGTCACACACCGCGCGGCAGAAACCGCCGACACGATTTCGCTGAGCCTCATGCCGCCCTCTGGCTACCCCGCGTTTCGTGCAGGCCAGCACATCGATGTCGCCGTCGAAATTCGTGGCGTACGCCACGTGCGGCAATACTCCCTGACTGGGGCGCCTGCGCAGTCTGTCAACGGCGGCTTTGCAAGCGAACCTTTGCGCATCACCGTCAAGCGCCAACATGCGGGCCTCGTTTCAAACTACCTGCACGACCACGCATTCGTCGGCACGCGCCTCGAAATTTCTGTGCCCAAGGGTGATTTTGTTATTGCAGACCAAGAGGCTTCAGGCTATATCTTCTGCTCTGCCGGCAGCGGCATCACTCCCGTTTACGCAATGGCGCGCGAACTTCTGAGTGCCGGCAATAAGGAGGATATATACTTTTACCATGCGGCGCGCTCGGCTGAGTCTGTCATCTTTCGTGCTGAGCTCGAACACCTGGCCGAGACCCATGCGAATTTTTATCCGATTTTCTTTTTCAGTGAAGCAGATGGCAGCGAAAAGCGCCGGCTAAATTTCGAAACTCTCGCACCACTACTCGGTTCAGAGCTGTCGCAGGCAAAGACCGCAATCTACCTCTGCGGCCCCGGCGATTTTGTGCAAAACCTGCAAGATGGTTTTGCCGCAAAGAAGTTCGCATCTGTACACAGTGAATTCTACACGCTGCCGCAGCAAACCGCCGAGGCATCGGTCGTCAATTTTCTGCGCTCGGCAGCCGAACTTGTCACAACAGACAACCTGCTCGTCGCAGCAGAATCTGCCGGGCTCAAGCCCAAACACGGTTGCCGCCGCGGCATCTGCCACGAGTGCAAGGCGCATAAAAAATCCGGTGCCGTAAAGAATATACTAACGGGAAAAGTCACGCAGGGTGAAGAAGATATTCAACTCTGTGTGAGCCAGGCAGTGGGAAAAGTAGAGATGGATATCTAG
- a CDS encoding SRPBCC domain-containing protein codes for MENINYRELLNREIVLTRVIAAEKKMVFEAFSTAEALGEWFGPAGFTTTTFEFDFKVGGRWRFEFKGPDGTIYGNRIEYAEISPFDHIAFHHGSDVDDDPGRFFVTITLDEQQNKKTVVSLRQLHPTAERRAAVIGFGAVEFGMQTLDKLAAFVAKKSKD; via the coding sequence ATGGAAAACATTAACTATCGCGAACTTCTTAATCGCGAAATTGTGCTGACGCGCGTCATTGCGGCCGAGAAGAAAATGGTCTTTGAGGCTTTCTCAACAGCCGAAGCACTCGGCGAATGGTTCGGCCCCGCTGGGTTCACTACTACCACGTTCGAATTCGACTTCAAGGTCGGTGGCCGCTGGCGTTTTGAATTTAAAGGGCCCGATGGCACCATTTATGGCAACCGCATTGAATATGCTGAAATATCACCATTCGACCACATTGCCTTTCACCACGGCTCTGACGTCGATGACGACCCCGGTCGGTTCTTCGTCACCATTACGCTCGATGAGCAGCAAAACAAGAAGACCGTAGTCTCGCTGCGGCAGTTGCACCCAACGGCCGAGCGGCGCGCTGCGGTGATTGGTTTCGGCGCGGTCGAATTCGGCATGCAGACACTCGACAAACTGGCGGCATTTGTTGCGAAGAAATCAAAGGATTGA
- a CDS encoding ArsR/SmtB family transcription factor, which yields MTTTTSGGDHLSLTFAALADPTRRAMLTRLGQGPATVTELAKPFSISGPAITKHLKVLEKAGLITREKEAQWRRCRIEAQRLREANEFIEKYRKFWEDSFDRLEVYLQKLQAKDAQPAIKASAEPGVTGGTEGEGI from the coding sequence ATGACAACAACGACCTCAGGCGGCGATCATTTGAGCCTCACGTTCGCGGCGCTCGCAGACCCGACACGGCGTGCGATGCTCACGCGGCTCGGGCAGGGGCCTGCAACGGTGACAGAGCTCGCGAAACCCTTTTCGATCAGCGGGCCGGCGATCACGAAGCATCTTAAGGTGCTTGAAAAAGCCGGGCTCATCACCCGCGAAAAAGAGGCGCAGTGGCGCCGCTGCCGCATCGAAGCGCAGCGGCTCAGAGAGGCGAATGAATTTATCGAGAAGTACCGCAAGTTTTGGGAAGACAGTTTTGACCGCCTTGAAGTTTATTTGCAGAAGCTGCAGGCAAAGGACGCACAGCCTGCGATAAAGGCGAGCGCTGAACCCGGTGTCACGGGCGGCACTGAAGGTGAAGGTATTTAG
- a CDS encoding DUF1428 domain-containing protein: MSYIDGFVIPVPLAKKDAYFEMARMAKALYLECGALRVVEAWNDDLQKGKINDFRTAVIAEADEGVVFSWIEWPDKATRDAGNQKIMNDPRMAPAGGLPFSGARLIFGGFSVFSDTDNT; this comes from the coding sequence ATGAGCTACATTGACGGATTCGTTATTCCAGTGCCGTTGGCGAAGAAAGATGCCTACTTCGAAATGGCCAGGATGGCTAAGGCACTCTATCTAGAATGCGGTGCACTGCGTGTGGTCGAGGCATGGAACGATGACTTGCAGAAAGGCAAGATCAACGACTTTCGCACGGCCGTGATTGCCGAAGCAGACGAGGGTGTTGTTTTTTCCTGGATTGAATGGCCCGACAAGGCTACCCGCGATGCAGGTAACCAGAAAATCATGAATGACCCGCGTATGGCCCCGGCCGGGGGACTGCCGTTCAGCGGTGCCCGCCTGATTTTCGGGGGCTTTTCCGTTTTTTCAGATACTGATAATACATAG
- a CDS encoding alpha/beta fold hydrolase — translation MKSEYISVPVSYGKISMQVAGPESQKAILFIHGWPDSHDTWSHQMEHFSKKYRVGAIDLPGVGNSDAPPQRKGYHIDNILPVIAAAIRALKSPEVHLVAHDWGAIISWVFASRPEYARLITSYTAVSGPHPALARENLFAKFKSLNPGKIIEGVQQAAKSWYIYLFQMPQVPDFIFNNFGRLVWPRALMQGGVPPEDPMLEASQDDISRNVVNPLNLYRELLQGEWIEMPTRIDTRLQVIIPNHDLAITPEIYSNVTDVAPQAQLHYVDANHWVQRSHPVLVNELIEKFIR, via the coding sequence ATGAAATCAGAATATATCTCGGTTCCCGTATCTTACGGAAAAATCAGCATGCAGGTCGCCGGCCCTGAGTCTCAGAAGGCGATCCTCTTCATTCATGGCTGGCCTGATTCGCACGATACCTGGTCACACCAGATGGAACATTTTTCGAAAAAGTACCGTGTCGGCGCGATCGACCTGCCCGGAGTCGGCAATTCGGATGCGCCCCCGCAGCGCAAAGGCTACCACATCGATAACATTCTGCCGGTGATCGCCGCAGCAATCAGGGCGCTCAAGTCGCCCGAGGTTCATCTGGTCGCACACGACTGGGGCGCAATCATCAGCTGGGTTTTCGCTTCGCGTCCAGAATACGCGAGACTCATTACCTCGTACACTGCGGTGAGTGGCCCGCACCCGGCGCTCGCGCGCGAGAATCTGTTCGCCAAGTTCAAGTCGCTGAACCCCGGCAAAATTATCGAAGGCGTGCAGCAGGCTGCGAAGTCGTGGTACATCTACCTTTTTCAGATGCCGCAGGTGCCCGATTTTATCTTCAACAACTTCGGCCGCCTTGTGTGGCCGCGCGCGCTGATGCAGGGCGGCGTGCCGCCCGAAGACCCGATGCTCGAGGCTTCGCAAGACGACATTTCCCGTAATGTGGTGAATCCTCTGAATCTTTATCGCGAGCTTCTGCAGGGCGAATGGATTGAGATGCCGACGAGGATTGATACCCGTCTTCAGGTCATTATACCCAACCACGACCTGGCAATCACTCCCGAGATCTATTCGAACGTCACTGACGTGGCGCCGCAGGCACAGCTGCACTACGTCGACGCCAACCACTGGGTGCAGCGTTCGCACCCGGTGTTGGTGAATGAGTTGATAGAAAAATTTATCCGGTGA
- a CDS encoding SRPBCC family protein: MDKTIITIEVQVAAPVQKVWDYYNKPQHITQWNFAHESWQCPSAENDLRAGGKLKSRMEAKDGSFGFDFEATYDEVIDHKRIVYTIADGRKVETDFAEVGGKTRIVTVFEAESENPVEMQKGGWQAILDNFKKYTEAN; this comes from the coding sequence ATGGACAAAACAATAATCACCATTGAGGTGCAGGTCGCTGCCCCGGTGCAAAAAGTTTGGGATTACTATAATAAGCCGCAGCACATCACGCAATGGAATTTTGCGCACGAATCGTGGCAATGCCCGAGCGCTGAAAATGACCTGCGCGCCGGCGGTAAGTTGAAATCACGCATGGAGGCCAAAGACGGCAGTTTTGGTTTTGATTTTGAGGCGACGTACGATGAAGTTATCGACCATAAACGCATCGTCTATACCATCGCCGACGGCCGTAAGGTCGAAACCGATTTCGCCGAGGTCGGGGGCAAAACCCGCATTGTCACCGTTTTTGAGGCTGAGTCAGAAAATCCCGTCGAGATGCAGAAGGGCGGCTGGCAGGCGATTCTGGACAATTTCAAAAAATACACGGAGGCAAACTGA
- a CDS encoding VOC family protein translates to MRLNTVEMAIADMPWGDYWGCFRDKFGIGWMINIPSN, encoded by the coding sequence ATGAGACTCAACACTGTCGAGATGGCGATCGCTGACATGCCGTGGGGCGATTATTGGGGATGCTTCAGGGATAAGTTCGGCATCGGCTGGATGATTAATATTCCGAGTAATTGA
- a CDS encoding VOC family protein, whose protein sequence is MATKKAKKKPAKKVAAPKSKSGATGLKYVGAKPHQITPFLMFNANPEEAARFYAKIFKNSKILSANPMQADFVLNGQRFFSYNGGDHPNFKFNWGVSFMISVETQKEVDYYWNALTADGGEESMCGWVKDKFGLSWQVTPNILLKLISHKDKAIADRAQQAMLKMRKIDIAALKAAVNLTPQPPLRRRRPETGHLKERGSASARG, encoded by the coding sequence ATGGCAACGAAAAAGGCAAAGAAAAAGCCTGCAAAAAAAGTGGCGGCACCTAAATCTAAAAGCGGCGCCACAGGGCTCAAGTATGTTGGAGCGAAACCTCACCAGATTACACCGTTTTTGATGTTCAACGCGAACCCCGAAGAAGCAGCCAGATTTTACGCTAAGATTTTCAAGAATTCAAAGATACTCAGCGCGAACCCGATGCAGGCAGACTTTGTGCTCAATGGCCAACGGTTCTTCTCGTACAACGGCGGCGATCATCCGAATTTCAAGTTTAACTGGGGTGTGTCGTTCATGATCAGCGTGGAAACGCAAAAGGAAGTCGATTACTACTGGAATGCGCTCACGGCCGACGGCGGTGAAGAGAGCATGTGTGGTTGGGTGAAAGATAAGTTTGGCCTCTCATGGCAGGTAACGCCGAATATTTTGCTCAAACTTATCTCACATAAAGATAAGGCAATTGCTGACCGCGCGCAGCAGGCCATGTTGAAGATGAGAAAAATTGATATCGCTGCGTTGAAAGCAGCGGTTAACCTCACCCCCCAACCCCCTCTCCGAAGACGGAGACCCGAAACGGGTCACCTTAAGGAGAGGGGGAGCGCTTCGGCGCGGGGGTGA
- a CDS encoding phosphate/phosphite/phosphonate ABC transporter substrate-binding protein, whose protein sequence is MRLSRVLRSPFLFCLLALCCRGEGHTDVSEIAAGKKDEVYGDLDLSARNDEPTTADSKAINFGVTPWGDPAKMRVAYQPLAAYLSDKLKSRVRLIIVQEYRELVTDLRRGIVQIASFSPGAYADALDERIDKDSDYVASAQLGGKNYYRGIILAREEFADLAALKNRSFAFVETGSSSGYKYPLALFLNKGIDPYRHFSKIYFLGSHPNVVEAVVGGKVDAGATWDGYIQENYPQNPPGVRVILKTDPIPYDAIVVSKRKRAPTAANLRKILVSLKADSLSKAGEKILNNQIGFPYSGYVVHSPRIYDIVRQTGRAVGNYRKPAEAPNE, encoded by the coding sequence ATGAGATTGTCGCGCGTTCTGAGATCCCCCTTCTTATTTTGTCTTCTGGCGCTATGTTGCCGTGGTGAGGGGCACACTGACGTTTCAGAAATAGCAGCCGGCAAAAAAGACGAGGTCTATGGCGATCTCGATCTGTCGGCGCGCAACGACGAACCAACGACCGCCGATTCCAAGGCGATCAACTTCGGTGTCACGCCGTGGGGAGACCCCGCAAAAATGCGCGTCGCGTATCAGCCGCTGGCGGCATACCTTTCAGACAAACTGAAGTCACGAGTGCGTCTCATCATTGTGCAAGAGTACCGCGAGCTCGTGACCGACCTGAGGCGCGGCATTGTGCAGATCGCGTCGTTTTCACCGGGAGCGTACGCCGATGCACTTGATGAACGCATCGACAAAGACTCTGACTATGTGGCGTCGGCACAGCTCGGCGGCAAAAATTATTACCGGGGAATCATTCTGGCGCGCGAAGAATTTGCCGACCTTGCTGCGCTGAAGAACAGATCGTTTGCTTTTGTCGAAACGGGTTCTTCTTCTGGCTATAAATATCCGCTGGCGCTGTTTTTGAACAAGGGTATTGACCCCTACCGGCATTTCTCGAAGATATATTTTCTCGGTTCACACCCGAACGTGGTCGAAGCAGTCGTCGGCGGTAAGGTGGATGCAGGCGCCACATGGGACGGCTATATTCAGGAAAACTATCCGCAGAACCCTCCGGGAGTGCGCGTGATATTGAAGACCGACCCGATTCCATACGATGCAATTGTGGTGAGCAAACGCAAGCGCGCCCCCACAGCGGCAAACCTGCGAAAAATTCTGGTGTCGCTCAAAGCAGACAGTCTCAGCAAGGCGGGCGAGAAAATTCTGAATAACCAGATTGGCTTTCCCTATTCGGGTTATGTCGTGCACTCGCCGCGCATTTACGATATCGTGCGGCAGACGGGCCGCGCTGTGGGCAATTACCGCAAGCCGGCCGAGGCACCGAATGAGTGA